The Mariluticola halotolerans nucleotide sequence CCGCGGTACTTGTGGGCGGTACGGCGATCACCGGGGGGACGGGCGGTGTGGCCCACACAGTGATTGGTACACTCATCGTCATCGTTATGCGTATCGGTATGACGTTTATGGGCGTTGACGCCTTCGCGCAGCAAATCCTTTTCGGCAGTGTTCTGATCTGCGCCATCGCGTTGACGCTGAACCGGGACCTGCTTCAGGTCGTGAAATAAGAAAATTAGAACTCCCAGGAGAAAGAAAATGGATCTCAATCTCAACGGCAAAGTGGCCGTGATCACCGGCGCATCGGCGGGCATCGGACTTGCCGTGGCGGAGGGCCTTGCTGCCGAGGGCGTACGCGTTTTGATCAATGGCCGTCGTGCGGACAAGGTCAACGAGGCATGCGCGCGTATCGGCGAACTGGCAGTGCCTGCAGTCGGCGACGTTTCGACGCTTGAAGGCGTTGCAGCAGTCATTGCGGCTGCAGAGAAGGCGGGTGGGGCGGATATCCTCATCAATAATGCGGGTACCGGGTCCAACGAAACCATTATGGACGCGTCTGATGAGAAGTGGCAGGCCTATTGGGATCTGCATGTGATGGCGGCGATCCGCCTGTCGCGCGGGCTTGTGCCACAAATGGAAAAGAAGGGTGCGGGCATTGTACTCAATACCGGCTCGATTTGTGCGGTGCAGCCACTTTGGTACGAACCGATCTACAATGTGACCAAGGCGGCGTTGATGATGTTCTCACGTAATCTGGCGACTGAGGTTGTCGGCAAGAATATTCGTGTCAATTGCGTCAACCCCGGCCTTGTGCAGACCCCGGACTGGGAGAAGACAGCGCGCGAACTCACCGCTGATAAGGGCGGTGACTGGCAGGCTTATCTACAGGAAGTCGCAGAAGAGCACGCACCAATCAACCGCTTCTGCTCACCTCAGGAGCTGGCCGATTTCTATGTGTTCCTCTGCTCTGACCGTGCCAGCTATTCGGTAGGCTCGACCTATTATGTGGATGGTGGCATGAAGATGACCGTATAACGATTGGGATGCGGGGCCGCTTCTTTTGGCTCCGTTATCTATTCTGCGACGGTGCTGATGTGGCGCTGCAGATATGACCAGACCAATTATCCAGCCTTATTGGGGAGGAATTCATGCGTGCTCTCGTTCTGGAAAAGAAAGATGTCTTGTCTATAAGGGACATCGATCTGCCGACCGTTACAGGACCCGACGATATCAAGATTGCCATTCACACGGTTGGTGTGTGCGGGAGCGACGTGCATTATTACACGCATGGCGGTATTGGCGACTATATCGTGCGCGAGCCGATGGTTCTTGGCCATGAAGGGTCGGGGACCGTGGTGGAGGTCGGTGCCAATGTTACCGGTTTCAAGCCGGGCGACCGTGTTTGCATGGAGCCAGGCGTACCTGATCTTTCGTCCCGCGCCTCAAAGCTCGGTCTTTATAATGTCGACCCGGCTGTGACCTTCTGGGCGACGCCGCCTGTACATGGCATTCTGGCGCCTTATGCACTGCACCCGGCCGCCTTTACCTACAAGCTGCCTGACAATGTGAGCTTTGAAGAAGGTGCGCTTGTCGAGCCTTTTGCCATTGGCATGCAGGCCGCAGCGAAGGCCTCGATTACCCCGGGCGATGTTGCTGTTGTCATCGGCGCGGGTACGATTGGGATCATGGTTGCGCTTGCGGCACTTGCAGGCGGGTGCTCGAAGGTAATCATTTCGGACGTTAGCGAGCACAAGCTCAATATTGCGGCCAGCTATAACGGTGTCGAACCGGTCAATGTTGCCAAAGCGAGCCTGGAAGCGGCGGTCAACGCGCAGACCGATAATTGGGGTGCCGATATTGTGTTTGAAGCCTCGGGTAACCCGAAGGTCTATGACGACATGATTAAGGCCGTGCGTCCGGGTGGAACGCTGGTTCTGGTTGGCCTGCCACCTGATCGTGTGCCGTTCAATGTCAACAATGCTATTGCCAAGGAAATCCGTATTGAGACGGTATTCCGCTATGCCAATGTGTTCGACCGTGCTTTGGCGCTGATTGCGTCGGGCAAGGTTGATCTTAAACCGCTGATTTCG carries:
- a CDS encoding NAD(P)-dependent alcohol dehydrogenase; protein product: MRALVLEKKDVLSIRDIDLPTVTGPDDIKIAIHTVGVCGSDVHYYTHGGIGDYIVREPMVLGHEGSGTVVEVGANVTGFKPGDRVCMEPGVPDLSSRASKLGLYNVDPAVTFWATPPVHGILAPYALHPAAFTYKLPDNVSFEEGALVEPFAIGMQAAAKASITPGDVAVVIGAGTIGIMVALAALAGGCSKVIISDVSEHKLNIAASYNGVEPVNVAKASLEAAVNAQTDNWGADIVFEASGNPKVYDDMIKAVRPGGTLVLVGLPPDRVPFNVNNAIAKEIRIETVFRYANVFDRALALIASGKVDLKPLISETYVFEDAIAAFDRAAEGRPTDVKIQIKVAGEVKE
- a CDS encoding SDR family NAD(P)-dependent oxidoreductase, whose amino-acid sequence is MDLNLNGKVAVITGASAGIGLAVAEGLAAEGVRVLINGRRADKVNEACARIGELAVPAVGDVSTLEGVAAVIAAAEKAGGADILINNAGTGSNETIMDASDEKWQAYWDLHVMAAIRLSRGLVPQMEKKGAGIVLNTGSICAVQPLWYEPIYNVTKAALMMFSRNLATEVVGKNIRVNCVNPGLVQTPDWEKTARELTADKGGDWQAYLQEVAEEHAPINRFCSPQELADFYVFLCSDRASYSVGSTYYVDGGMKMTV